In Ignavibacteriales bacterium, the sequence CATACTTTCTTTCCTTCCATTTTCACATAGAAATTCTGGCGGTCATTCGCTGCACCTTATCGAATACACCAAACGGTGTATAGGCATAATCAACAGCAAAGCCAAATTGGGAAACACCCAATCCAAACGAAAGTCCATTTCCACCATTGTCATTCGCATAACCACCACGCAGGAAAAGTATTTGCATGATTCGATATTCGACACCTATTTTAAGTTGCTCAGGATGATCATTGTAATGGCTTGCATCAATACTCAGAATAAGCGACTGATCCAATAGGCCCGTACCAATAAGATCCATCAGATCCATCGATATTCCAAGAGTGAATACCAAAGGAGCTTGAAAACTTTCTTCTGCATATTTCACTTCTCCGGAAAAATTACGCACTGACATACCAAACACGAGACTTTTAAAACCTGTTTTAAATTGTGTTCCAAAATCGAAAACCAACGGCGAAAGTTTATTTGTTACAAGAGAGGTATCTGCAATACGACGTTGACCGGTAGGATCAGTTGTGTCGGTCCGGATATTCACAGCGATCATTGATTCTCCTAAATCTTGATGTACCCAACGAACATGAGCCCCTACGCCAAAACGATCCGTTAATTGTTTGGCATACCCGACACCAAGAGCTAAGGAGCTCAACTTGAACATGCCCGTATCATCATATCCCAGAGGAACAGATCTATTCACACGCGTACCA encodes:
- a CDS encoding PorV/PorQ family protein, coding for MKNKVCALFVGVLMGSLLLTSGYAQDNQKLAQTGFQFLSVVSDARSAAMADALTSLQLNSSALFSNPAGMSGMEKFFDMSASINQWIADIKHYTFSVAISPAKGNYGVIGFSVQSVDYGEFYGTRVNRSVPLGYDDTGMFKLSSLALGVGYAKQLTDRFGVGAHVRWVHQDLGESMIAVNIRTDTTDPTGQRRIADTSLVTNKLSPLVFDFGTQFKTGFKSLVFGMSVRNFSGEVKYAEESFQAPLVFTLGISMDLMDLIGTGLLDQSLILSIDASHYNDHPEQLKIGVEYRIMQILFLRGGYANDNGGNGLSFGLGVSQFGFAVDYAYTPFGVFDKVQRMTARISM